Proteins encoded in a region of the Vicia villosa cultivar HV-30 ecotype Madison, WI linkage group LG5, Vvil1.0, whole genome shotgun sequence genome:
- the LOC131602974 gene encoding receptor-like kinase TMK3, which produces MELLSGLMALDEDRPEESQYLAAWFWNIKSDKNKLMAAIDPTLEITDETFESVSIIAELAGHCTAREPNQRPEMGHAVNVLAPLVEKWKPFDDDPDEYSGVDYSLPLNQMVKGWQEAEGKDTSYMDLEDSKSSIPARPTGFADSFTSADGR; this is translated from the coding sequence ATGGAGCTGTTGTCTGGATTGATGGCACTCGACGAGGATAGACCCGAGGAAAGCCAATACTTAGCAGCATGGTTCTGGAATATAAAATCCGATAAGAATAAACTAATGGCTGCAATTGACCCAACTCTCGAAATAACCGACGAAACATTCGAGAGCGTCTCAATTATCGCAGAGCTAGCCGGCCACTGCACAGCTAGAGAACCAAACCAAAGGCCAGAAATGGGCCATGCTGTCAACGTCCTCGCACCACTAGTTGAAAAATGGAAACCGTTTGACGACGACCCCGACGAGTATTCCGGCGTCGACTATAGTCTTCCACTTAACCAAATGGTGAAGGGTTGGCAGGAGGCGGAAGGAAAAGACACAAGTTATATGGACTTAGAAGACAGTAAGAGTAGTATCCCCGCGAGACCTACTGGATTTGCGGATTCTTTTACTTCGGCGGATGGCCGGTGA